A genomic window from Desulfonatronovibrio magnus includes:
- a CDS encoding DUF1819 family protein: MSFTTGGLFIFESSMFIDLYSDLPDWDRVRKKVMDQNLLQLRSSASSQKISGQICSRLKTLSSNEIEYFRHTSDLEKGYLLWVGVCRAHQFIREFATEILRERYITFRPDIPHEEFDMFFNAKAEWDDSLDRIKPATRLKLRQVLFRMMREAQLITAQHQILPAIISSELADLLAAQQKQDLYLLHVRPIFLR; this comes from the coding sequence ATGTCATTTACCACTGGGGGGCTTTTTATATTTGAGTCCTCCATGTTTATTGACCTTTATTCTGACCTGCCTGACTGGGACAGGGTAAGAAAAAAGGTAATGGATCAGAACCTTCTTCAGCTTCGTTCGTCAGCCAGTTCACAAAAAATATCCGGCCAGATTTGCTCCCGCCTCAAGACCCTGTCATCAAATGAAATTGAATATTTCAGACATACTTCTGACCTGGAAAAAGGATACCTGCTGTGGGTGGGTGTCTGCAGAGCCCATCAATTTATTCGTGAATTTGCCACTGAGATTTTGAGAGAACGCTATATCACCTTTCGTCCGGATATTCCTCATGAAGAATTTGATATGTTTTTTAATGCAAAAGCGGAATGGGATGACAGCTTAGACAGAATAAAGCCTGCAACCAGGCTGAAATTGCGCCAGGTACTTTTCAGGATGATGCGGGAGGCTCAGTTGATCACGGCGCAGCATCAGATATTGCCTGCCATTATCAGTAGTGAACTGGCAGATTTATTGGCAGCTCAGCAGAAACAGGACTTATACTTGCTGCATGTTCGGCCGATATTCCTTAGATAA